The genomic DNA GTTTAAACCTGGCCTACAGAGAGGAGAGTGTAAAGTTAGACTAAAAAGGAGGGATAGATGGATAAAAGCAAGATAAAGAAGGCTGTAAAGATGATTTTGGAGGCAGTGGGGGATGATCCTAATAGGGCGGATCTTAAGAAGACACCTGAGAGGGTCGCTGATATGTACGAGGAGATATTTAGCGGCATCTCACAGGATCCCTCGAAGCACCTGGAAGTGCTTTTAGGCGAGAAGCATGACGAGATGGTGCTTCTTAAGGGTATACCTTTATATAGTGTGTGCGAGCACCATACCTTGCCTTTTGTAGGTAAGGCGCATGTAGCTTATATTCCAAAGGGTGGTAGAGTGACTGGATTGAGTAAATTAGCAAGGGTAGTAGATATTCTTTCCAAAAGACTCCAGGTCCAGGAAAGACTTACCACTGAGATAGCGGATATTTTAATGAAGAAGCTCAGGCCTCAAGGCGTGATGGTGGTGATCGAGGCAGAACACCTCTGCATGAGCATGCGTGGTGTTAAAAAAGCAGGCGCCTTAACAGTCACCAGCGCGGTAAGAGGAGTTTTTAAGGAAAATTCAAAGACCCGCTCAGAAACCCTCGCTTTAATAAAAAGCTAAACATGCCTTATAAAAAAAGTAGGCCAGGTTTAAACCTGGCCTACTTTTTTATTACTTTACGCACGTACCATTGATTACTCGATCGGTACGCCAGCAGCATTAGTTAACCTTATAACGCCGCTCTCATCCACGAAAAATACTCGCGTACCTGTTGTTCCGCTAACAGCTGGTGAAGCAGTGCATGTAAACTGGTTCGCGTTTACAAGAGCGTAGGTATAAAAATACCCTTGCTTTGCATTCGCGGCCGCAGTTGCTCCTCCAAGTCCTCCATCGATGTATGGCGGAGTTGCTCCACTGAGTGCTGCCAGGTTTGCAGGATACGTGGTTGGCGTTTGCGCTGAACGGAAGCTCTCAGATGCAGTGCTGATAGTTCGGCATGCTGCAATAGATGCTGCTTCGTTAGCGTTGTGCCTTGCTCGTAGCAAATTCGGTATGGCAATTGCTGCCAATAAAGATATGATTGCGACGACTATCATGATTTCTACGAGCGTGAAACCGTGCCTGGTTTTTAATCTC from Candidatus Gorgyraea atricola includes the following:
- the folE gene encoding GTP cyclohydrolase I FolE, yielding MDKSKIKKAVKMILEAVGDDPNRADLKKTPERVADMYEEIFSGISQDPSKHLEVLLGEKHDEMVLLKGIPLYSVCEHHTLPFVGKAHVAYIPKGGRVTGLSKLARVVDILSKRLQVQERLTTEIADILMKKLRPQGVMVVIEAEHLCMSMRGVKKAGALTVTSAVRGVFKENSKTRSETLALIKS
- a CDS encoding type II secretion system protein, yielding MMRLKTRHGFTLVEIMIVVAIISLLAAIAIPNLLRARHNANEAASIAACRTISTASESFRSAQTPTTYPANLAALSGATPPYIDGGLGGATAAANAKQGYFYTYALVNANQFTCTASPAVSGTTGTRVFFVDESGVIRLTNAAGVPIE